A section of the Jaculus jaculus isolate mJacJac1 chromosome 6, mJacJac1.mat.Y.cur, whole genome shotgun sequence genome encodes:
- the Chchd4 gene encoding mitochondrial intermembrane space import and assembly protein 40 gives MSYCRQEGKDRIIFVTKEDHETPSSAELVADDPNDPYEEHGLILPNGDINWNCPCLGGMASGPCGEQFKSAFSCFHYSTEDIKGSDCVDQFRAMQECMQKYPDLYPQDDEEEEEKPAKHAEEAASAEGPAVKEEGSSS, from the exons ATGTCCTACTGCCGGCAGGAAG GGAAGGATCGAATTATTTTTGTGACCAAAGAAGACCATGAAACTCCCAGCAGTGCTGAGCTAGTAGCTGACGACCCCAATGATCCATACGAGGAACATG GATTGATACTGCCAAATGGAGACATTAACTGGAATTGCCCATGCCTTGGAGGAATGGCCAGCGGACCCTGTGGGGAACAGTTCAAGTCAGCCTTTTCCTGCTTCCACTATAGCACAGAGGACATCAAGGGTTCAGACTGTGTAGACCAGTTCCGAGCCATGCAGGAGTGCATGCAGAAATACCCGGACCTCTATCCCCAAgacgacgaggaggaggaggagaagccagCAAAACATGCTGAGGAAGCAGCTTCTGCCGAGGGCCCTGCAGTCAAAGAGGAGGGGTCAAGCTCATGA